In Luteimonas sp. MC1750, the following proteins share a genomic window:
- a CDS encoding 2OG-Fe(II) oxygenase: MTPAVAAQAAAAAPDAALRHYIRVYDDVLDPGMCRKLVDSFTALARFQTVNGRGVRAGLEDSAWTELDVSRLSDAPFLSYFRQLVSRQLQRYNADVGLPIPVPDSPLLSPLILKRYRAGSDEKFQTHFDSINEVCDRYLVFLWYLNDVSEGGCTWFPGLQTGVAPRAGRLLMFPPYWLYAHQGQPSPTQDKYILSTYLRFVQPGTGQGAPQSSAPQSSA, encoded by the coding sequence GTGACCCCTGCCGTCGCGGCCCAGGCCGCGGCGGCAGCCCCGGACGCGGCGCTGCGGCACTACATCCGCGTCTATGACGACGTGCTCGATCCGGGGATGTGCCGCAAGCTGGTCGACTCGTTCACCGCGCTGGCGAGGTTCCAGACGGTGAACGGGCGCGGCGTGCGCGCCGGACTCGAGGACAGCGCCTGGACCGAGCTCGACGTCAGCCGCCTGTCCGACGCGCCCTTCCTGTCCTACTTCAGGCAGCTGGTCAGCCGCCAGCTGCAGCGCTACAACGCCGACGTCGGCCTGCCGATCCCCGTGCCGGACAGCCCGCTGCTGAGTCCGCTGATCCTGAAGCGCTACCGCGCCGGGAGCGACGAGAAATTCCAGACCCACTTCGATTCGATCAACGAGGTCTGCGACCGCTACCTGGTCTTCCTCTGGTACCTCAACGACGTGTCCGAGGGCGGCTGCACCTGGTTCCCCGGCCTGCAGACCGGCGTGGCCCCCAGGGCCGGCCGCCTGCTGATGTTCCCGCCGTACTGGCTGTACGCGCACCAGGGCCAGCCGTCGCCGACCCAGGACAAGTACATCCTGTCGACCTACCTGAGGTTCGTGCAGCCCGGTACCGGGCAGGGCGCGCCTCAGTCCAGCGCGCCTCAGTCCAGCGCATAG
- a CDS encoding TonB-dependent receptor: MTTPSFRHAPRLVCLPLSTLALALAASTAAAQEPPREEATTLDRIEVTGTRIKRADMETASPVFVIDRQNIEASGAVTVGEFLQRTPAIAGAATNPQVNNGGGAGAATVDLRGLGVNRSLVLVDGKRWIGTISNANGAVDVNSIPMALIERVEVLKDGASAIYGSDAIGGVVNFILRKDFDGLEASAYYGVSSRGDAQTERYDAVYGLVGDKGRLMLGASYDEEGSVSAANRAYSSQPYQLYAGEKGIGGTSRILTGRYVLPRAAATGVNLADPNCGGGANVVLTRIEGRPGTSPSDFRCFDNTNDVYNFQADGNLNLTPQERTALFMAGSYDISDDVEAFLLGSWLRTESSFFIAPLPFDGRAAVDNVPISGDSLYNPFGVDIADARLRLRDFIPTRTTRFETETYQITGGLRGVFGDSSWSWDASYGYGRTPQSSSVRGYLYSPGLTDALGPSMIDPSTGDPICVRTPGDPTSVIDGCLPVNFMGPPPDPSTPAGQAQLAALELINPTIHNTNENDLKVFNANITGDLFQWDAGTASLALGVERREESASSSSDFLTIIPPGETVCLITQEACTFGDISGEFDVNEIYAEALLPLLANVPFAERLSISLGTRYSDYSNFGGTTNSKIGLEWKPFADLLVRATFADVFRAPTIGDLFAPTVPSANTYTDPCNGYAGQATADPRACGGVPTDGSFRQSNNQVTSFQVANPDLQPEEGDVLTWGFVYSPGWFDGFSVTADYWRVELDQFITNLPENVLLNQCYDFGRFCDTFIRDDSGDVAQMTNVIGNFGSLKTSGVDVGLRYLFPESGWGQFRWNLDTSYLAEYDVQLLSGDPSSNVGAFPGIPESSGLAGTFVDSASSGFGNMARWRGLNDISWTRGNFSASVTTRYVHHVYEAPDVADVTDPGYVAKRRVPSYTQTDLQVGYRIADFNNSSIQLGVRNLTDRQPPLIYSGFNASTDMRTYDAIGRFFWMRWTARF; this comes from the coding sequence GTGACCACCCCGTCATTCCGCCACGCCCCCCGCCTGGTCTGCCTGCCCCTTTCGACCCTCGCCCTTGCGCTCGCGGCCTCCACCGCGGCGGCGCAGGAACCTCCCCGCGAGGAGGCCACCACGCTCGACCGGATCGAAGTCACCGGCACCCGCATCAAACGCGCCGACATGGAGACCGCCAGCCCGGTCTTCGTCATCGATCGCCAGAACATCGAAGCCTCCGGCGCCGTCACGGTCGGTGAGTTCCTCCAGCGCACCCCGGCGATCGCCGGTGCCGCGACCAATCCGCAGGTCAACAACGGCGGCGGTGCCGGCGCGGCCACGGTCGACCTGCGCGGGCTGGGCGTGAACCGCTCGCTGGTGCTGGTCGACGGCAAGCGCTGGATCGGCACCATCTCCAACGCCAACGGCGCCGTGGACGTGAACTCGATCCCGATGGCGCTGATCGAGCGGGTCGAGGTCCTCAAGGACGGCGCCTCGGCCATCTACGGCTCGGACGCGATCGGCGGCGTGGTCAACTTCATCCTGCGCAAGGATTTCGACGGACTGGAAGCCAGCGCCTACTACGGCGTGTCCTCGCGCGGCGACGCCCAGACGGAGCGGTACGACGCGGTCTACGGCCTGGTCGGCGACAAGGGGCGGCTGATGCTCGGCGCGAGCTACGACGAGGAAGGCTCGGTCAGCGCCGCCAACCGCGCCTATTCCAGCCAGCCCTACCAGCTCTACGCTGGCGAGAAGGGGATCGGGGGGACCAGCCGCATCCTGACCGGGCGCTACGTGCTGCCGCGCGCGGCGGCGACCGGCGTGAACCTGGCCGACCCCAACTGCGGCGGCGGTGCCAACGTGGTCCTGACCCGCATCGAGGGCCGCCCCGGCACCTCGCCCTCCGACTTCCGCTGCTTCGACAACACCAACGACGTCTACAACTTCCAGGCCGACGGCAACCTCAACCTGACGCCGCAGGAGCGCACGGCGCTGTTCATGGCCGGCAGCTACGACATCAGCGACGACGTCGAGGCCTTCCTGCTCGGATCCTGGCTGCGCACGGAATCCTCGTTCTTCATCGCGCCGCTGCCCTTCGACGGCCGCGCCGCGGTCGACAACGTGCCGATCAGCGGCGACAGCCTGTACAACCCCTTCGGGGTCGACATCGCGGATGCGCGCCTGCGCCTGCGCGACTTCATCCCGACCCGGACCACGCGCTTCGAGACCGAGACCTACCAGATCACCGGAGGCCTGCGCGGTGTGTTCGGCGACAGCAGCTGGAGCTGGGACGCCTCCTATGGCTACGGGCGCACGCCGCAGTCCTCGTCGGTGCGCGGCTACCTCTACAGCCCGGGCCTGACCGACGCGCTGGGCCCGTCGATGATCGATCCCTCCACCGGGGACCCGATCTGCGTCCGGACCCCGGGTGACCCGACGTCGGTGATCGACGGCTGCCTGCCGGTCAATTTCATGGGCCCGCCGCCGGATCCGTCGACGCCCGCCGGGCAGGCGCAGCTGGCGGCGCTGGAGCTGATCAACCCGACGATCCACAACACCAACGAGAACGACCTGAAGGTGTTCAACGCGAACATCACCGGCGACCTCTTCCAGTGGGACGCCGGCACCGCGTCGCTGGCCCTGGGCGTCGAGCGGCGCGAGGAGAGCGCAAGCTCGAGCAGCGATTTCCTGACCATCATCCCGCCGGGCGAGACGGTCTGCCTGATCACCCAGGAAGCCTGCACGTTCGGCGACATCAGCGGCGAGTTCGACGTCAACGAGATCTATGCCGAGGCGCTGCTGCCGCTGCTCGCCAACGTGCCGTTCGCCGAGCGGCTCAGCATCTCGCTGGGCACGCGCTATTCCGACTATTCCAACTTCGGCGGCACCACGAACTCGAAGATCGGCCTGGAATGGAAGCCGTTCGCCGACCTGCTGGTGCGTGCCACGTTCGCCGACGTGTTCCGCGCGCCGACCATCGGCGACCTGTTCGCGCCGACGGTGCCCAGCGCCAACACCTATACCGACCCCTGCAACGGCTATGCGGGCCAGGCCACGGCCGATCCGCGCGCCTGCGGCGGCGTGCCCACCGACGGCTCCTTCCGCCAGAGCAACAACCAGGTGACCTCGTTCCAGGTCGCGAACCCGGACCTGCAGCCGGAAGAGGGCGACGTGCTCACCTGGGGCTTCGTCTACAGCCCGGGCTGGTTCGACGGCTTCTCGGTCACGGCCGACTACTGGCGGGTGGAGCTGGACCAGTTCATCACCAACCTGCCCGAGAACGTGCTGCTCAACCAGTGCTACGACTTCGGCCGCTTCTGCGACACCTTCATCCGCGACGACAGCGGCGACGTGGCCCAGATGACCAACGTCATCGGCAACTTCGGCAGCCTGAAGACCTCGGGCGTCGACGTCGGCCTGCGCTACCTGTTCCCGGAATCCGGCTGGGGCCAGTTCCGCTGGAACCTGGATACGAGCTACCTGGCCGAATACGACGTACAACTGCTGTCCGGCGATCCCAGCAGCAACGTCGGGGCCTTCCCGGGCATCCCGGAGAGCAGCGGCCTGGCGGGCACGTTCGTCGACAGCGCGTCGTCCGGCTTCGGCAACATGGCGCGCTGGCGCGGGCTGAACGACATCAGCTGGACGCGCGGCAACTTCAGCGCCAGCGTGACCACGCGCTACGTCCACCACGTCTACGAGGCCCCGGACGTGGCCGACGTCACCGACCCGGGCTACGTCGCCAAGCGGCGCGTTCCGTCCTACACCCAGACCGACCTGCAGGTGGGCTACCGTATCGCGGACTTCAACAACAGCTCGATCCAGCTCGGTGTGCGCAACCTGACCGACCGCCAGCCGCCGCTGATCTACTCCGGCTTCAATGCTTCCACCGACATGCGGACCTACGATGCCATCGGCCGTTTCTTCTGGATGCGCTGGACTGCCCGCTTCTGA
- a CDS encoding ABC transporter ATP-binding protein, with protein sequence MPAPARSVASEPWRDPAAQPFVRIEGVTKTFGKVYACDDVTLDIYRGEFFALLGGSGSGKSTLLRILAGLEAPDQGRILIDGLDVTDLPPYQRPVNMMFQNYALFPHMTVAQNIGFGLRQDRLPASEIRDRVQAMLELVRMPQLANRKPHQLSGGQRQRVALARALAKQPKLLLLDEPLGALDRRLREHTQFELVNIQERVGTTFIMVTHDQEEAMTMSSRIAVMDTGRIVQVSTPAVLYEYPATRFVAEFIGGINLFEGRVLGMDEATGQARIQCDALDAELLARHTDPLPEGTSVSVAVRPEKIDVHEAPPHRGTVATENVVVGKVRDIAYLGDVSIYQVETEGGAIVRVQETHVARSSEPHYDWDDTLWLSWEAASAVVLTA encoded by the coding sequence ATGCCGGCCCCCGCGCGGAGCGTCGCGTCCGAGCCCTGGCGTGACCCGGCGGCGCAGCCCTTCGTGCGCATCGAGGGGGTGACGAAGACCTTCGGCAAGGTCTACGCCTGCGACGACGTGACCCTGGACATCTACCGCGGCGAGTTCTTCGCCCTGCTGGGCGGCTCGGGCTCGGGCAAGAGCACGCTGCTGCGGATCCTGGCCGGGCTGGAGGCGCCGGACCAGGGGCGCATCCTGATCGACGGCCTGGACGTGACCGACCTGCCGCCCTACCAGCGGCCGGTGAACATGATGTTCCAGAACTACGCGCTGTTCCCGCACATGACGGTGGCGCAGAACATCGGCTTCGGGCTGCGCCAGGACCGGCTGCCCGCAAGCGAGATCCGCGACCGCGTGCAGGCGATGCTGGAGCTGGTGCGCATGCCGCAGCTGGCCAACCGCAAGCCGCACCAGCTGTCGGGCGGACAGCGCCAGCGCGTGGCGCTTGCGCGCGCGCTGGCCAAGCAACCCAAGCTGCTGCTGCTGGACGAGCCGCTGGGCGCGCTCGACCGGCGCCTGCGCGAGCACACCCAGTTCGAACTGGTGAACATCCAGGAGCGCGTCGGCACCACCTTCATCATGGTCACCCACGACCAGGAGGAGGCGATGACGATGTCGTCGCGGATCGCGGTCATGGACACCGGCCGCATCGTCCAGGTGTCGACGCCGGCGGTGTTGTACGAGTACCCGGCCACGCGCTTCGTCGCCGAGTTCATCGGCGGCATCAACCTGTTCGAGGGTCGCGTGCTCGGGATGGACGAGGCCACGGGCCAGGCCCGCATCCAGTGCGATGCGCTGGATGCCGAGCTGCTGGCCCGGCATACCGATCCGCTTCCCGAGGGCACGTCGGTCAGCGTGGCCGTGCGCCCGGAGAAGATCGACGTGCACGAGGCGCCGCCCCACCGCGGCACGGTCGCCACCGAGAACGTGGTGGTGGGCAAGGTGCGCGACATCGCCTACCTCGGCGACGTCTCGATCTACCAGGTCGAGACCGAGGGCGGGGCGATCGTGCGCGTGCAGGAAACCCACGTCGCGCGCAGTTCGGAGCCGCACTACGACTGGGACGACACCCTCTGGCTCAGCTGGGAAGCGGCCAGCGCGGTGGTGCTGACGGCATGA
- a CDS encoding polyamine ABC transporter substrate-binding protein, translating to MSLRLAPLACALILAACGGSQPDGGDAGAAGGAEEKVLNVFNWSDYVAEDTIANFEAATGIRVNYDVYAENETLETKLTAGGSGYDVVFPSARPFAQRQIRAGLFAELDASKLPNRQHLDPAIMQGLTDIDPGNAHVVPHMWGTTGLGVNVEKVTAALGPDAPLDSWALLFDPANAARLASCGIHVLDDDQEVFGAALIWLGRDPNAGAADEIDAVKQVYAAIRPHIRTFNNAEYKDALANGDACLVMGYSGDIGQARDVAGEAAEATGKPTPDIRYVIPKEGAIRWMDVVAIPKDARHPGNAHAFVDYLMQPEVIAAVTDHVAYANANLAATPLVDPAIAADAGVYPPDDVRARLVDPASLPEDVQRQRVRAWTTIKSGR from the coding sequence GTGTCCCTGCGCCTCGCCCCGCTTGCCTGCGCCCTGATCCTTGCCGCCTGCGGTGGCAGCCAGCCGGATGGCGGCGACGCCGGGGCGGCGGGCGGCGCGGAGGAGAAGGTCCTCAACGTCTTCAACTGGTCGGACTATGTCGCCGAGGACACCATCGCCAACTTCGAGGCGGCCACCGGCATCCGGGTCAACTACGACGTCTACGCGGAGAACGAGACGCTCGAGACCAAGCTGACCGCGGGCGGGTCGGGCTACGACGTGGTCTTCCCCTCCGCGCGGCCGTTCGCACAGCGGCAGATCCGCGCGGGCCTGTTCGCGGAACTGGACGCGTCGAAGCTGCCCAACCGCCAGCACCTGGACCCGGCGATCATGCAGGGCCTGACCGACATCGATCCGGGCAACGCCCACGTCGTGCCCCACATGTGGGGAACCACCGGCCTGGGCGTCAACGTGGAGAAGGTCACTGCCGCGCTCGGGCCCGACGCGCCCCTGGACAGCTGGGCGCTGCTGTTCGATCCCGCGAACGCGGCCAGACTCGCGTCCTGCGGCATCCACGTGCTCGACGACGACCAGGAGGTCTTTGGTGCCGCCCTGATCTGGCTCGGCCGTGACCCCAATGCCGGCGCCGCCGACGAGATCGACGCGGTGAAGCAGGTCTACGCCGCCATCCGTCCGCACATCCGCACCTTCAACAACGCCGAGTACAAGGATGCGCTGGCCAACGGCGACGCCTGCCTGGTGATGGGCTACTCCGGCGACATCGGCCAGGCGCGCGACGTCGCCGGCGAGGCCGCCGAGGCCACCGGCAAGCCCACGCCCGACATCCGCTACGTCATCCCGAAGGAGGGTGCGATCCGCTGGATGGACGTGGTCGCGATCCCGAAGGATGCGCGCCACCCGGGCAACGCCCACGCCTTCGTCGACTACCTGATGCAGCCCGAGGTGATCGCCGCGGTGACCGACCACGTCGCCTATGCGAATGCCAACCTGGCGGCCACGCCGCTGGTCGATCCGGCGATCGCCGCCGACGCCGGCGTCTATCCGCCGGACGACGTGCGCGCGCGCCTGGTCGATCCGGCGTCGCTGCCCGAGGACGTGCAGCGCCAGCGCGTGCGCGCCTGGACCACGATCAAGAGCGGCCGCTAG
- a CDS encoding ABC transporter permease subunit, which produces MLWLGLFFLVPFLIVLKISFAQAVFGQAPPYTALIEHAADGAASLRLHTSNYAMLLSDPLYVAAYLKSLLFASVSTVACLLLGYPIAYGIARASPVKRLLLLVLVILPFWTSSLLRTYALIGILKANGLLAQALWALGLAGPDFALLHTDTAVYIGIVYNYLPFMILPLTATLMRLDFTLLEAAEDLGAKPWQAFVRVTLPLSMPGIIAGALLVFIPAVGEFVIPDILGGPDALTIGRVLWIEFFTNRDWPLAAAVTIAMLVLIVLPTLLFEYVENRRAEREAQA; this is translated from the coding sequence ATGCTGTGGCTGGGCCTGTTCTTCCTGGTGCCGTTCCTGATCGTGCTCAAGATCAGCTTCGCCCAGGCCGTGTTCGGCCAGGCGCCGCCCTATACCGCGCTGATCGAGCATGCCGCCGACGGCGCGGCATCGTTGCGGCTGCACACGTCCAACTACGCGATGCTGCTGTCCGACCCGCTGTACGTCGCGGCGTACCTGAAGTCGCTGCTGTTCGCCTCGGTGTCCACGGTGGCCTGCCTGCTGCTGGGCTACCCCATCGCCTACGGCATCGCGCGCGCCTCGCCGGTGAAGCGGCTGCTGCTGCTGGTGCTGGTGATCCTGCCGTTCTGGACCAGTTCGCTGCTGCGCACCTATGCGCTGATCGGGATCCTCAAGGCCAACGGGCTGCTGGCCCAGGCGCTGTGGGCCCTGGGACTGGCGGGGCCGGACTTCGCGCTGCTGCATACCGACACCGCGGTCTACATCGGCATCGTCTACAACTACCTGCCTTTCATGATCCTGCCGCTGACCGCCACGCTGATGCGGCTGGACTTCACGCTGCTGGAAGCGGCCGAGGACCTGGGCGCCAAGCCCTGGCAGGCCTTTGTCCGGGTGACCCTGCCGCTGTCGATGCCCGGCATCATCGCAGGCGCACTCCTGGTGTTCATTCCGGCGGTCGGCGAGTTCGTGATCCCCGACATCCTCGGCGGGCCGGATGCACTGACCATCGGGCGGGTGCTGTGGATCGAGTTCTTCACCAATCGCGACTGGCCGCTGGCGGCCGCCGTCACGATCGCGATGCTGGTGCTGATCGTGCTGCCGACGCTGCTGTTCGAGTACGTCGAGAACCGTCGCGCCGAACGCGAGGCGCAGGCATGA
- a CDS encoding ABC transporter permease subunit — translation MRRNPTFLYTAMALGYAFLYLPILSVVVYSFNASRVATVWGGFSTRWYVALMENQQLLDAVQRSFLIAALTATAAVFLGTACGLALSRFGRFPGRGLLSLMNSAPMVMPDVMMGLSSLLLFVTLQQAFGWPDRGMVTITLAHITLTACYVTVVVRSRMAGMDDSLEEAAMDLGARPWRVFFVITLPLIAPALLAGWLLAFTLSLDDLVIASFTSGPGSSTLPMVVYSKVKLGVTPEINALATIIVVLVAVGVSIAGILMHRRRGTPA, via the coding sequence ATGAGGCGCAATCCGACGTTCCTCTACACCGCGATGGCGCTGGGCTACGCCTTCCTCTACCTCCCGATCCTGTCGGTGGTGGTGTATTCGTTCAACGCCTCGCGCGTGGCCACGGTGTGGGGGGGGTTCTCCACGCGCTGGTACGTCGCGCTCATGGAGAACCAGCAGCTGCTGGATGCGGTGCAGCGGAGCTTCCTGATCGCCGCGCTCACCGCCACCGCGGCGGTGTTCCTCGGCACCGCCTGCGGGCTTGCACTGTCGCGCTTCGGCAGGTTTCCGGGGCGTGGGCTGCTCAGCCTGATGAACTCGGCGCCGATGGTCATGCCCGACGTGATGATGGGCCTGTCCTCGCTGCTGCTGTTCGTCACCCTGCAGCAGGCCTTTGGCTGGCCCGACCGCGGCATGGTCACGATCACCCTGGCGCACATCACGCTGACCGCCTGCTACGTGACCGTGGTGGTGCGCTCGCGCATGGCCGGCATGGACGACAGCCTGGAGGAGGCCGCCATGGACCTCGGGGCCCGGCCTTGGCGGGTCTTCTTCGTGATCACGCTGCCGCTGATCGCGCCGGCGCTGCTGGCCGGCTGGCTGCTCGCCTTCACCCTGTCGCTCGACGACCTGGTCATCGCCAGCTTCACCTCGGGCCCGGGCTCGAGCACGCTGCCGATGGTGGTGTATTCCAAGGTCAAGCTGGGCGTCACTCCGGAGATCAACGCCCTGGCGACGATCATCGTCGTGCTGGTGGCGGTGGGGGTGAGCATCGCCGGGATCCTGATGCACCGCAGGCGCGGCACCCCGGCCTGA
- a CDS encoding AraC family transcriptional regulator, which yields MQTRLHPLRGAQSLPAGQLDSHCLNVVRARGRGSALQVPPGWITLCVVLSGALVLESHDANWMLAQGRYQLWLEGSLRCAAHGQCWWLLVTAPPATWTPDARIPGADLLPWEAGCPRTVLRPIVRLARRAHAAEFPAGRLATDLVADLRQALAEHQAELQGRMGRCSGRTRLRRRQTLLRLLRVQHLIRCHLDDHIALSRLAASANYSPCHLIRVHRHVFGETPTEYASRLRCQRAWELVCDTAMPVCEIAGSLGFESESAFCRAFKHAFGCTTGMARRRLAGNPAGAAVQPGSGNTSISALPAA from the coding sequence TTGCAGACCCGCTTGCATCCGCTGCGCGGTGCCCAGTCGCTTCCCGCAGGCCAGCTGGATTCGCACTGCCTGAACGTGGTGCGGGCGCGCGGCCGGGGCAGCGCGCTGCAGGTGCCTCCGGGCTGGATCACCCTGTGCGTCGTGCTGTCCGGCGCGCTGGTACTGGAGTCCCACGACGCCAACTGGATGCTGGCCCAGGGTCGCTATCAGCTGTGGCTGGAGGGAAGCCTGCGCTGCGCCGCGCATGGCCAGTGCTGGTGGCTGCTGGTGACAGCGCCGCCGGCCACCTGGACGCCGGATGCTCGCATCCCCGGCGCCGACCTCCTGCCGTGGGAGGCCGGTTGCCCGCGCACGGTGCTGCGCCCGATCGTGCGACTGGCGAGGCGTGCGCACGCGGCCGAGTTCCCGGCCGGCCGCCTCGCGACCGACCTCGTGGCCGACCTGCGCCAGGCGCTGGCCGAACACCAGGCGGAACTCCAGGGCCGCATGGGCCGCTGCAGTGGCCGCACCCGGCTACGCCGACGGCAGACGCTGCTGCGCCTGTTGCGCGTCCAGCACCTGATCCGCTGCCACCTGGACGACCACATCGCGCTGTCGCGGCTGGCGGCCAGCGCCAACTATTCGCCGTGCCACCTGATCCGCGTGCACCGGCACGTCTTCGGCGAGACGCCCACGGAGTACGCCTCGCGCCTGCGCTGCCAGCGCGCCTGGGAGCTGGTCTGCGACACCGCGATGCCGGTCTGCGAGATCGCCGGCAGCCTGGGCTTCGAAAGCGAGAGTGCGTTCTGCCGCGCGTTCAAGCATGCGTTCGGCTGCACCACCGGCATGGCGCGCCGGCGACTGGCCGGGAACCCCGCCGGCGCCGCGGTTCAGCCGGGTTCGGGGAACACCAGCATTTCGGCGCTACCGGCCGCCTGA
- a CDS encoding sulfotransferase, producing the protein MADGELASLVHGEQLLARGEIASALKLATLALAAEATRPAWHRLRGLALAASGRASEARPHLQRYAELEPREAEAWTNLGNACLDAGDAAAAVDAFRVGGDAGASGLPYLLGRGSALLGTGCCSEALPWLQRALALEPDAADVRLALGQCLAELERFEALDACLAGVDADALDFGQRTAFAWLSALAGRDEAAVTLYSRLIAEQPEARRPKVELALLLERMNRVQEAARLLGDGAGDPTPAATDAMDVLARARLARRLGRTAGAADALARAAEAERDPAMAAQLGYELARWHDPQDPDAAMAALSQAHANAAAALRQRHPDLRAEGVLDWLRERLCHPLPAPHVAAAGDPPDPVFLVGFPRSGTTMLEQMLERHPALQVLDERPAVERVIHAMRTSAGWNGGDLDAALAGLDFGHWSSLRARYRTEVARYRVPAGRLVDKYPLYLTRVPYIQRLFPRSDWLLLLRHPCDCVLSCHFQAFGLNGGALAFASLESTARTYAAVMGYWEEQRVLARPRVHVLRYEELVGGPEPALRQLMDALQLPMDPSQLAFPAAVAARTRRINTPSYAQVAEPVNANAVGRWRRYRAHFSDAVLEPLAPFAQRYGYALD; encoded by the coding sequence ATGGCCGATGGCGAGCTGGCAAGCCTGGTCCACGGTGAGCAGCTCCTCGCCCGGGGCGAGATCGCGTCCGCACTGAAGCTGGCAACCCTGGCGCTCGCCGCGGAAGCGACACGTCCGGCGTGGCACCGCCTCCGTGGCCTTGCCCTGGCCGCGTCCGGCCGCGCGTCGGAAGCGCGTCCGCACCTCCAGCGCTATGCCGAGCTGGAGCCGCGCGAGGCCGAAGCCTGGACCAACCTCGGCAACGCCTGCCTGGACGCCGGTGACGCCGCCGCTGCGGTCGACGCGTTCCGCGTGGGCGGTGACGCAGGCGCGTCCGGCCTGCCCTACCTGCTTGGCCGGGGATCGGCGCTGCTCGGGACCGGCTGCTGCAGCGAAGCGCTCCCCTGGTTGCAGCGCGCGCTCGCCCTGGAGCCCGACGCCGCCGATGTGCGGCTTGCGCTGGGACAGTGCCTTGCCGAGCTCGAGCGGTTCGAGGCGCTCGACGCCTGCCTGGCCGGAGTGGATGCCGACGCCCTGGACTTCGGACAGCGCACCGCGTTCGCCTGGCTGTCGGCGCTGGCCGGACGTGACGAAGCGGCGGTCACGCTCTACTCCAGGCTGATCGCGGAGCAGCCCGAGGCGCGGCGCCCCAAGGTCGAGCTGGCGCTGCTGCTGGAGCGCATGAACCGGGTGCAGGAGGCGGCCCGGCTGCTTGGCGACGGGGCCGGCGATCCGACTCCGGCGGCAACAGATGCGATGGACGTCCTTGCGCGTGCACGCCTGGCACGACGCCTGGGACGGACGGCCGGTGCTGCCGATGCGCTTGCCCGGGCAGCGGAAGCCGAGCGCGACCCGGCAATGGCGGCCCAGCTCGGCTACGAGCTGGCGCGCTGGCACGACCCGCAGGATCCCGATGCGGCCATGGCCGCGCTGTCGCAGGCCCACGCGAATGCCGCCGCCGCACTGCGGCAGCGCCATCCGGACCTGCGAGCCGAAGGCGTGCTCGACTGGCTTCGCGAGCGCCTGTGCCATCCGCTGCCCGCGCCGCACGTGGCGGCCGCCGGCGACCCGCCGGATCCGGTCTTCCTGGTGGGGTTCCCGCGCTCGGGCACCACGATGCTGGAGCAGATGCTGGAGCGGCACCCTGCACTTCAGGTGCTCGACGAGCGGCCTGCCGTGGAACGCGTCATCCATGCCATGCGCACGTCCGCGGGATGGAACGGTGGGGACCTGGACGCGGCCCTGGCGGGTCTCGACTTCGGCCACTGGAGCAGCCTGCGCGCGCGGTACCGCACCGAGGTCGCGCGATACCGCGTGCCTGCGGGCCGCCTGGTCGACAAGTACCCGCTGTACCTGACCCGGGTGCCGTACATCCAGCGGCTGTTTCCCCGGAGCGACTGGCTGCTGCTGCTCCGCCACCCCTGCGACTGCGTGCTGAGCTGCCATTTCCAGGCGTTCGGGCTCAACGGTGGCGCACTCGCCTTCGCCTCGCTGGAGTCGACCGCCCGCACCTATGCCGCGGTGATGGGCTACTGGGAGGAGCAGCGTGTCCTCGCCCGGCCCCGCGTCCACGTCCTGCGCTACGAGGAACTTGTGGGCGGGCCGGAGCCCGCGCTCCGGCAGCTGATGGACGCCCTGCAGTTGCCCATGGATCCGTCGCAACTGGCGTTTCCGGCCGCCGTGGCCGCGCGAACCCGCCGCATCAACACGCCCAGCTACGCGCAGGTCGCCGAGCCGGTCAACGCCAATGCCGTGGGGCGCTGGCGGCGGTACCGCGCCCATTTCAGCGATGCGGTCCTGGAGCCGCTCGCGCCCTTCGCGCAGCGCTACGGCTATGCGCTGGACTGA